From a region of the Daphnia pulicaria isolate SC F1-1A chromosome 1, SC_F0-13Bv2, whole genome shotgun sequence genome:
- the LOC124334790 gene encoding acetyl-CoA acetyltransferase B, mitochondrial-like has product MAFVNSKVFQCSKRLYSSTANLNDVVILGAARTPMGGFRGGLKSITAPRLGAIAIQAAVERAGIAKEEIQEVYMGNVCQAGEGQAPSRQATLFAGLSKTTPTTTINKVCASGMKAIMFAAQNLQTGQQSVMVAGGMESLSNVPFFLPRGETPYGGIKLIDGVSFDGLTDVYNKIHMGNCAENTAQKMSVTRQDQDAYALRSYRLSAEAYKNNIMQKEIVEVRIPQKKGKPDLVISEDEEYKRVDVERFSKLPTAFLKENGTLTAGNSSVLSDGAAACVLATAQAAERLGSKPLARIVSFSDAATDPIDFPIAPGFAIPIALKRAGIRKEDVALWEINEAFSVVVLANMKMLDIDPERVNIHGGAVSLGHPIGMSGCRIVNHLVYALKAGEYGVASICNGGGGASTIVIQKLATNAPQKLPVLTLFTKYPCPLCDEAKIILMKSSLWNRFIWQEVDIRLPENTKWFGRYRYEIPVFHLNGKFLMKHRVDLKLLEEKLDAVEVEL; this is encoded by the exons ATGGCGTTCGTAAACAGTAAA GTTTTCCAATGCAGTAAGCGATTGTATTCGTCAACTGCAAATCTAAACGATGTAGTCATTCTTGGTGCAGCACGAACTCCTATGGGCGGCTTCAGAGGTGGTCTGAAAAGCATAACAGCCCCACGATTAGGTGCAATTGCCATTCAAGCTGCTGTCGAAAGAGCTGGTATTGCTAAAGAAGAAATCCAAGAGGTTTACATGGGAAATGTGTGCCAAGCCGGTGAAGG CCAAGCTCCTTCCAGACAAGCAACTCTGTTTGCTGGATTATCgaaaacaacaccaacaactacAATCAATAAAGTATGTGCTTCAGGTATGAAGGCTATCATGTTTGCTGCACAAAACCTTCAAACTGGACAACAAAGTGTAATGGTGGCTGGTGGAATGGAATCTCTCTCCAATGTACCTTTCTTTCTCCCAAGAGGTGAAACACCTTATGGAGGAATCAAACTCATA GATGGAGTCTCTTTTGATGGGCTGACAGATGTCTACAACAAAATCCACATGGGCAATTGCGCAGAAAATACTGCCCAGAAGATGTCTGTTACTCGTCAAGATCAGGATGCCTACGCTCTGCGTAGCTACCGCCTCAGCGCCGAGGCATACAAAAACAACATAATGCAAAAGGAAATAGTTGAAGTGCGTATTCCTCAAAAGAAAg GTAAACCAGATTTGGTCATATCTGAGGATGAAGAATACAAACGTGTTGATGTGGAGAGATTCTCGAAGCTGCCGACCGCGTTCCTT AAGGAAAACGGTACTCTTACTGCCGGCAATTCTTCAGTTCTGAGTGACGGAGCAGCTGCTTGCGTTCTCGCCACGGCACAAGCGGCAGAACGTTTGGGATCAAAGCCCCTTGCTAGAATCGTCAGTTTTTCTGATGCTGCAACTGACCCTATTGATTTCCCTATTGCCCCCGGATTTGCGATACCAATTGCTCTGAAACGTGCTGGG ATTCGAAAAGAAGATGTTGCGTTGTGGGAAATCAACGAAGCTTTTAGCGTGGTTGTGTTGGCCAATATGAAAATGCTGGATATTGATCCGGAACGAGTGAATATCCACGGTGGAGCCGTGAGTTTGGGTCATCCTATTGG taTGTCGGGATGTCGTATTGTAAATCATTTGGTATACGCGTTGAAGGCAGGAGAGTATGGTGTAGCAAGCATATGCAATGGTGGTGGAGGTGCATCAACAATAGTGATCCAAAAATT GGCGACAAATGCGCCTCAAAAGTTACCTGTTCTTACTTTATTCACGAAATATCCATGCCCACTCTGCGACGAGGCGAAAATTATTCTAATGAAATCAAGTCTATGGAATCGGTTTATTTGGCAAGAGGTGGACATCCGTCTTCCGGAAAATACTAAATGGTTTGGACGATATCGCTACGAAATACCTGTATTTCATTTAAACGGAAAATTTTTGATGAAACATCGCGTAGATTTAAAACTCTTGGAAGAAAAACTTGATGCTGTGGAAGTAGAACTGTAA
- the LOC124332716 gene encoding gamma-tubulin complex component 2-like — translation MSEFKIHHAVSELIDSLGLTDLVAPEKFVKNLVTSPSQVQITNARETVQTLAALSSNPSEIVNKYEELRDKNYAELDSFVLILSKMKESKTMTRSVRAGLPRESVKTYCTSTDSNQGSGPSTSTPIVVGGVKLKELKSRLQTASEGSLGHKVTELTEKRVTSSEIIQKNPKWFHTRPFLSWDFPVAGLSDSHLLQVAPLGNVPVGDQEGILLEELLYALSGFDGDYIRALPLTANADERKFEIDDSVDDSLKEMIRRFFPILASYSIIERFYESRSGFDFGMVNDALAAAIGNLVHEYRIFVCQLESLLLKNELSLQKAWYLLQPNVTILHQLHHVTLSLMRAKAQGGQVLSVLHQQTMEAMGNEKQQKLLLSLTRSAAQPYWEILQKWIYQGSVEDPYLEFMVEDHQVVSMDKLSPTAYSDDYWEKRYTLRRDRVPSFLLPLTDQILRTGKYLNVIKQCGMKVKPPRIDDLMYTLDGSGYKEAIEKAYSYASETLLHVLMQDYDLLGRLKSVKHYFFLNAGDFILHFLSLCGAELVKNVDDVMPSRLESLLELALRTSTANADPFKDDLGLELLSYDLTTQMVKILSIETHGERDNRADGNHSIDHVRLTGLEAFSFMYRVRWPVSLVFTTKVMACYQMIFRHLFLTKYVENLLGRVWISHKIVRNYSFPTSQWYNNAFALRHRMLHFIQNLLYYITVEVLEPSWQIFVEKIRKVDNVDQVISTHMELLNVCMKESMLTDPALLQTATKLIKLCETFAHFILKMHRHAKEAEMGLSSLANVTSLSEVILTSPGDVFLQENSDTFDQNVARMELQFTTLLANLLHRIAEMGHESYDSHMLTLLNRLDFNNYYTDKVIQFTLKSNQTDDTISG, via the exons ATGagtgaattcaaaattcatcACGCTGTTagcgaattgattgattcgctAGG GCTCACTGACTTGGTTGCACCTgaaaaatttgtgaaaaacTTGGTGACTTCTCCATCTCAGGTCCAAATAACAAATGCTAGAGAGACTGTGCAAACTTTAGCAGCCTTGAGCTCAAATCCATCTGAGATAGTGAACAAGTATGAAGAACTACGGGACAAAAA TTATGCTGAATTGGATTCTTTTGTCCTGATACTTTCAAAGATGAAAGAGTCTAAGACAATGACCCGCTCAGTCAGGGCTGGTTTGCCAAGAGAATCTGTCAAAACCTATTGCACTAGCACAGATAGCAATCAAGGATCtg GCCCATCAACATCCACTCCAATTGTGGTTGGAGGTGTAAAATTGAAGGAATTGAAGAGCAGGTTACAGACTGCAAGTGAGGGTTCATTAGGTCATAAAGTTACTGAACTAACAGAGAAGAGGGTCACATCTAGTGAAATTATACAAAAGAATCCAAAGTGGTTTCACACTAGACCCTTTCTTTCTTGGGACTTTCCTGTTGCTGGGCTATCAGATTCTCATCTACTTCAAGTTGCTCCTCTTGGAAATGTGCCTGTAGGAGATCAAGAAGGAATACTTTTAGAAGAGCTCCTTTATGCTCTTAGTGGGTTTGATGGCGATTACATACGTGCACTACCATTAACTGCCAACGCCGACGAAAGAAAATTCGAAATTGATGata gtgTCGACGATTCACTAAAAGAAATGATTCGAAGATTCTTCCCAATTTTAGCTTCCTATTCTATAATTGAGCGTTTCTACGAAAGTCGTTCTGGATTCGATTTCGGAATGGTAAATGACGCCTTGGCAGCGGCTATTGGCAACTTGGTTCATGAATATCGAATCTTTGTCTGTCAACTGGAAAGTTTATTGCTTAAGAACGAATTGAGTTTGCAGAAAGCTTG GTATCTTCTTCAGCCCAATGTCACGATATTGCATCAACTGCATCATGTCACGCTGTCATTAATGAGAGCTAAAGCTCAAGGCGGCCAAGTATTATCCGTTCTTCACCAACAGACCATGGAAGCGATGGGAAATGAGAAGCAACAGAAACTTTTGCTCTCACTTACCCGTTCTGCAGCCCAGCCATATTGGGAGATTTTGCAAAAGTGGATTTATCAAGGTTCAGTAGAAGATCCATATTTGGAGTTCATGGTTGAAGATCATCAAGTAGTATCCATGGACAAGCTCTCCCCAACGGCTTACAGTGACGACTACTGGGAGAAGCGTTACACTCTACGACGTGATCGAGTACCCTCATTCCTTCTCCCACTTACTGACCAAATTCTTCGTACCGGAAAATACCTTAACGTGATCAAGCAATGTG GTATGAAGGTGAAACCACCAAGGATTGATGACTTGATGTATACACTTGACGGATCAGGCTACAAAGAAGCCATTGAAAAGGCTTACAGTTATGCGTCTGAGACGCTGTTGCACGTCCTCATGCAAGATTACGACCTTTTAGGTCGGCTCAA GTCCGTGAAGCATTACTTTTTCCTGAATGCGGGAGATTTTATCTTGCATTTCCTCTCGCTATGCGGAGCGGAATTGGTGAAAAACGTTGATGATGTAATGCCCAGCCGATTAGAATCTTTGCTTGAATTGGCACTTCGCACTTCGACCGCCAACGCTGATCCCTTCAAAGATGATCTGGGACTTGAATTACTTTCCTATGATCTGACTACTCAGATGGTTAAGATTCTTTCGATTGAAACTCACGGAGAACGCGATAATCGCG cgGATGGAAACCACTCAATTGACCATGTACGGTTGACGGGATTGGAAGCTTTCTCTTTCATGTACCGTGTTCGATGGCCTGTTTCACTTGTGTTTACGACTAAAGTTATGGCGTGCTACCAGATGATTTTCCGACATCTTTTCTTGACCAAATATGTGGAAAATCTCTTGGGCCG AGTTTGGATTTCGCACAAAATTGTTCGCAATTATTCGTTTCCGACTAGCCAGTGGTACAACAATGCATTTGCATTGCGTCATCGCATGCTccatttcattcaaaatttattgTACTACATCACGGTCGAAGTTCTTGAGCCATCATGGCAAATTTTTGTTGagaaaatccgaaaagtgGACAACGTCGATCAA GTTATATCAACTCACATGGAACTTCTGAACGTGTGCATGAAAGAGTCTATGTTGACGGATCCTGCACTTCTACAAACGGCAACCAAATTGATCAAACTCTGCGAAACATTCGCTCACTTTATCCTC AAAATGCATCGCCATGCCAAGGAAGCTGAAATGGGACTGAGCAGCCTGGCAAATGTAACTTCTTTGAGTGAAGTTATTCTAACTTCACCTGGGGACGTATTCCTTCAA GAGAACAGTGACACATTCGATCAAAATGTTGCACGGATGGAACTGCAATTTACAACTCTTTTGGCCAATTTGTTACACAGAATCGCCGAAATGGGACATGAAAGTTACGATTCTCATATGTTAACTTTACTGAATCG GTTGGACTTCAATAACTACTATACGGATAAGGTGATTCAGTTCACCTTAAAATCCAATCAAACAGATGACACAATTTCGGGATAA